In Streptomyces sp. NBC_01426, one genomic interval encodes:
- a CDS encoding LLM class flavin-dependent oxidoreductase has translation MPVEFLGIAATNDGSETTARSGAAFDKEYTLRLARAHEDHGWDRVLFAYGSGSPDPAPAAAYVASRLERLQILLAHRPNVSYPTFAAKTFATLDQISEGRLAVHFITGGNDHEQGREGDILTKDERYARTLEYIRIVKKIWTSREPFDHEGDHYRFHDFVSDVFPVQQPRPAVSFGGSSAAAYAAGGAEADIYCLWGEPLEQTAQQIDAVKAAAEAAGRTDVPRIQVAFRPIIAPTEELAWEKAHRTVGAIKQRREAGPARQHRNGVLQAAAPQNTGSQRLIAIAEAGERYDRALWTPTAAATGGAGNSNALVGTPETVAQALLDYYDLGVDILSARGYDLLGDAVDFGRYVIPLVREEVAKRDAARGARQDAANAARSTRETLTAVRG, from the coding sequence ATGCCCGTGGAATTCCTCGGCATAGCCGCGACCAACGACGGCTCCGAAACCACCGCGCGCTCCGGCGCGGCCTTCGACAAGGAGTACACGCTCCGGCTCGCCCGGGCGCACGAGGACCACGGCTGGGACCGGGTCCTGTTCGCCTACGGCTCCGGTTCCCCGGACCCCGCACCGGCGGCCGCGTATGTCGCGAGCAGACTGGAGCGCCTCCAGATCCTCCTCGCCCACCGACCCAACGTCTCGTACCCCACCTTCGCCGCGAAGACCTTCGCCACCCTCGACCAGATCAGCGAGGGCCGGCTGGCCGTGCACTTCATCACCGGCGGCAACGACCACGAACAGGGCCGCGAGGGCGACATCCTCACCAAGGACGAGCGCTACGCCCGCACCCTTGAGTACATCCGGATCGTCAAGAAGATCTGGACCTCCCGGGAGCCCTTCGACCACGAGGGCGACCACTACCGCTTCCACGACTTCGTCAGTGACGTCTTCCCCGTTCAACAACCGCGGCCCGCTGTCTCGTTCGGGGGTTCCTCGGCCGCCGCGTACGCCGCCGGGGGAGCGGAGGCGGACATCTACTGCCTGTGGGGCGAACCGCTGGAGCAGACCGCCCAGCAGATCGACGCGGTGAAGGCCGCGGCGGAGGCCGCGGGCCGCACGGACGTGCCCCGTATCCAGGTCGCGTTCCGTCCGATCATCGCCCCGACCGAGGAGCTGGCCTGGGAGAAGGCCCATCGCACGGTCGGAGCCATCAAGCAGCGCCGCGAGGCGGGCCCGGCACGGCAGCACCGCAACGGCGTCCTTCAGGCGGCGGCCCCCCAGAACACCGGATCACAGCGCCTGATCGCCATCGCCGAGGCGGGCGAGCGCTACGACAGGGCGCTGTGGACCCCGACCGCCGCCGCCACCGGGGGCGCGGGCAACTCCAATGCCCTGGTCGGTACGCCGGAGACGGTCGCCCAAGCCCTGTTGGACTACTACGACCTCGGCGTCGACATCCTCTCGGCCCGCGGCTACGACCTGCTGGGCGACGCCGTCGACTTCGGCCGGTACGTGATCCCGCTCGTCCGCGAGGAGGTCGCGAAGCGCGACGCCGCGCGGGGAGCCCGGCAGGACGCCGCGAACGCGGCACGCTCCACCCGCGAGACGCTCACGGCGGTACGCGGATGA
- a CDS encoding amino acid ABC transporter ATP-binding protein, translated as MVDVQGVHKSFGTVEVLRGVDLRVRAGEVTVILGPSGSGKSTLLRTINHLEKVNRGRISVDGELIGYRSSRGKLHELKEKEVLKQRTHIGFVFQNFNLFPHLTVLANLVEAPLSALRRPRKEAEETARRLLERVGLADRADAYPRQLSGGQQQRVAIARALALEPKVLLFDEPTSALDPELVGEVLDVIKDLARAGTTMIVVTHEIGFAREVADTVVFMDDGVVVEQGPPAAVLDDPRHARTRAFLSKVL; from the coding sequence ATGGTCGACGTCCAGGGCGTCCACAAGAGCTTCGGGACGGTGGAGGTGCTGCGCGGCGTGGACCTGAGGGTCCGGGCGGGCGAGGTCACGGTGATCCTCGGCCCCTCCGGTTCGGGGAAGTCCACGCTGCTGCGCACCATCAACCACCTGGAGAAGGTCAACCGAGGCCGGATCAGCGTGGACGGTGAGCTGATCGGCTACCGCAGTTCCCGGGGCAAGCTGCACGAGCTGAAGGAGAAGGAGGTCCTGAAGCAGCGCACGCACATCGGGTTCGTCTTCCAGAACTTCAACCTCTTCCCCCACCTCACGGTGCTGGCCAACCTCGTCGAGGCACCGCTCTCGGCGCTGCGCCGGCCGCGCAAGGAGGCGGAGGAGACGGCCCGCAGGCTGTTGGAGCGGGTCGGTCTGGCCGACCGGGCCGACGCCTACCCGCGGCAGTTGTCCGGCGGGCAGCAGCAGCGGGTGGCCATCGCCCGCGCGCTCGCCCTCGAGCCGAAGGTGCTGCTGTTCGACGAGCCGACCTCGGCTCTCGATCCGGAGCTGGTCGGTGAGGTCCTGGACGTCATCAAGGACCTGGCCCGCGCCGGAACCACCATGATCGTGGTGACGCACGAGATCGGCTTCGCGCGCGAGGTCGCCGACACCGTCGTGTTCATGGACGACGGCGTCGTGGTGGAGCAGGGTCCGCCCGCGGCCGTCCTGGACGACCCGAGGCACGCCCGCACCCGCGCCTTCCTCTCCAAGGTGCTCTGA
- a CDS encoding DUF2975 domain-containing protein encodes MGRLTVLALRAVLVMLAAGTVFVQAVMVPLFATDLEDLDAQDAHLRVPLLAVTVLGVVAVQVVLVCVWRLVTMVKRGTVFSHAAFRYVDVVIGAVVAAALLVFTLGVVLAPGEAVPPGMVLLIGGAGVGVLGVALIVLVLRMLLAQAVARDVEAAHMQAELDEVI; translated from the coding sequence ATGGGAAGACTGACGGTGCTCGCACTGCGGGCCGTGCTCGTGATGCTGGCAGCCGGCACGGTGTTCGTGCAGGCGGTGATGGTGCCGTTGTTCGCCACCGACCTGGAAGACCTCGACGCGCAGGACGCGCACCTGCGCGTCCCGCTTCTGGCCGTCACGGTTCTGGGCGTCGTGGCGGTCCAGGTGGTCCTGGTGTGCGTGTGGCGGCTGGTGACGATGGTGAAACGCGGCACGGTGTTCTCCCATGCCGCGTTCCGGTACGTGGACGTGGTGATCGGCGCGGTCGTCGCGGCGGCACTGCTGGTGTTCACCCTGGGGGTGGTCCTGGCGCCGGGCGAGGCCGTCCCGCCAGGCATGGTGCTCTTGATCGGCGGGGCCGGCGTGGGGGTCCTGGGGGTCGCACTCATCGTGCTCGTCCTGCGGATGCTGCTCGCGCAGGCCGTCGCCCGTGACGTCGAAGCAGCCCACATGCAAGCCGAGTTGGACGAGGTCATCTGA
- a CDS encoding helix-turn-helix domain-containing protein, with protein sequence MPITVDIDVMLARRKMSVGELAERVGITPANLAVLKNGRAKAVRFATLAALCEALDCQPGDLLRWEPDPSDAAPD encoded by the coding sequence ATGCCGATCACCGTCGACATCGACGTGATGCTGGCCCGGCGGAAGATGTCGGTGGGCGAGCTCGCGGAGCGCGTCGGGATCACTCCGGCCAACCTGGCCGTGCTCAAGAACGGCCGCGCCAAAGCCGTGCGCTTCGCCACGCTCGCCGCGCTGTGCGAGGCGCTCGACTGCCAGCCCGGCGACCTGCTGCGCTGGGAACCCGACCCTTCCGACGCCGCACCGGACTGA
- a CDS encoding MarR family winged helix-turn-helix transcriptional regulator produces the protein MTTPPELQAIAERQLCGLVNGLAQRIAEHVRERAATLGLTAPQATALREMSGPMTMRDLAERMSCEPSNTTFVVDKLEKQGLVERHPHPTDRRAKHLVLTVEGAALRSRLLELLAVDSPLSGLGPQEQGVLRGLLEQAVTSP, from the coding sequence ATGACGACGCCCCCCGAACTTCAGGCCATCGCCGAGCGACAGCTGTGCGGTCTGGTGAACGGGTTGGCCCAGCGCATCGCGGAGCATGTACGGGAGCGCGCCGCGACCCTGGGTCTCACCGCGCCCCAGGCGACCGCGCTGCGGGAGATGAGCGGGCCGATGACCATGCGGGACCTCGCCGAACGCATGAGCTGCGAGCCCTCCAACACCACCTTCGTCGTCGACAAGCTGGAGAAGCAGGGCCTGGTCGAGAGGCATCCGCACCCCACCGACCGCCGCGCCAAGCACCTCGTCCTCACCGTCGAGGGCGCCGCACTGCGCTCGCGTCTCCTCGAACTCCTCGCCGTCGACTCCCCGCTGTCCGGCCTCGGTCCGCAGGAGCAGGGCGTCCTGCGCGGCCTGCTGGAGCAGGCCGTCACCTCTCCGTGA
- a CDS encoding MBL fold metallo-hydrolase has protein sequence MAELTVDHGIRLRRAAGIRSIRLGETKVSYVPDGDVRLRPVPLLQDSTDEVWAAHPEYLDSAGHLVGSVGGLLVELGDRALLIDTGFGPQTLEAPDGPLATIHGGALPQSLAELGRRPEDIEAVAFTHLHSDHIGWACHAAPGGAQPVFTHAEYLVSEQEWDRRDLLEAQGMTEQVAALAPRVRTITDGREIFPGVRVRITPGHTVGHAEYVITGGGRRLIAFGDAVHSPIQIDHPEWSAAFDHDRTLTADHRRRLVAELAEPDTIGFGVHFADVQFGHVRQGGDGPAWRPLDA, from the coding sequence ATGGCCGAACTGACGGTTGACCACGGCATCCGACTGCGCCGGGCGGCGGGAATCCGCTCGATACGGCTGGGCGAAACGAAGGTCTCGTACGTGCCGGACGGCGACGTGCGACTCCGGCCCGTCCCCCTGCTCCAGGACAGCACCGACGAGGTGTGGGCCGCCCACCCGGAGTACCTGGACTCCGCGGGTCACCTGGTGGGCAGCGTCGGCGGTCTCCTGGTGGAACTCGGAGACCGCGCCCTCCTGATCGACACGGGCTTCGGCCCGCAGACGCTCGAAGCCCCGGACGGCCCCCTCGCCACGATCCACGGAGGTGCACTCCCCCAAAGCCTGGCCGAGCTGGGTCGACGCCCCGAGGACATCGAGGCGGTGGCCTTCACCCACCTCCACTCCGATCACATCGGCTGGGCCTGCCATGCCGCGCCCGGTGGTGCCCAGCCCGTGTTCACGCACGCCGAGTACCTGGTCTCCGAGCAGGAATGGGACCGGCGTGACCTCCTGGAGGCCCAGGGCATGACCGAGCAGGTCGCGGCTCTCGCACCGCGCGTGCGCACGATCACGGACGGCCGGGAGATCTTCCCCGGCGTACGGGTGAGGATCACTCCCGGCCACACCGTGGGGCACGCCGAGTACGTCATCACCGGCGGCGGACGACGCCTGATCGCCTTCGGCGATGCCGTGCACTCCCCGATCCAGATCGACCACCCCGAGTGGTCCGCGGCCTTCGACCACGATCGGACCCTGACCGCCGACCACCGTCGCCGGCTCGTCGCCGAGCTGGCGGAGCCCGACACGATCGGCTTCGGCGTCCACTTCGCCGACGTGCAGTTCGGCCACGTCCGCCAGGGCGGGGACGGCCCGGCGTGGCGCCCCCTGGACGCCTGA
- a CDS encoding NucA/NucB deoxyribonuclease domain-containing protein — MAMVVTMAGGATVADAAHDSPAWRSTSAPKGQVTPGRMRSDRESVPAGFGKAEADRAETMEARQGAAPGCQVYWPAPYEVCGAIRDKYNELGGPNGFLSFPKSGELTNPDGYGKRTEFVNGPVYWSPQGGAHPVVNHFFAAWARNGYEGGPLGYPTSDEFVNPDNVGRRQYFERGTVYWKLNEAYAVHGAIRDKWGEAGWEAGYLGYPISDEFGTPDGLGRATRFEHGMIYWTEAYGPHPISGGLLNKWAQSGYERGPYGYPVADQRPRGSSWDQEFQFGAMGFPTDPAAGAVPDDGDAEPTVDEAEPVTWDDFAADARTGRAAPITLGKAGSLEPCETGTSCMREGTAVRAPRAPQDDEDPIIDGPDTAATFIPGWCTTAPWDGRWRTTRKNACAVWTDLAVHVVDSKGVEVGRVPFTVKTGILTSHRSGEMRQEFRVDFGAFTGKVGTPTFRYQPTYLGYGPDAYSIEQGAANGSVIKPGMRKVIVVKWRQQTMADDSTRDPATRIAWDLGNLDPGVTASSSGLVPTTGFRCDSTMKTSSGKYRQGCVVPGVTPEFELTASTPEQTWHVQEALRSGLPGAAGRPLHRLADKVKRDINRQKSCPRSGRVSEDRRLATRSCDEYPFASSREGAASSNGPGRTAHPDCHVPDLPVTTGATGYSVCMIDERQNSRSGSLLGAFYGKERVIDQDAYTLTASGGTPPPKP; from the coding sequence ATGGCCATGGTGGTTACCATGGCGGGCGGGGCCACGGTGGCCGACGCGGCGCACGACTCGCCGGCCTGGCGGTCGACGTCCGCACCGAAGGGCCAGGTCACCCCGGGGCGGATGCGCTCGGACCGGGAGTCCGTGCCGGCCGGGTTCGGCAAGGCGGAGGCGGACAGGGCCGAGACCATGGAGGCCCGGCAGGGCGCCGCCCCCGGCTGCCAGGTGTACTGGCCCGCGCCGTACGAGGTGTGTGGTGCCATCCGGGACAAGTACAACGAACTCGGTGGCCCGAACGGTTTCCTGTCCTTCCCGAAGTCCGGCGAACTGACCAATCCGGACGGGTACGGCAAGCGCACCGAGTTCGTCAACGGGCCCGTCTACTGGTCGCCGCAGGGCGGGGCGCACCCGGTGGTCAACCACTTCTTCGCGGCATGGGCCCGCAACGGCTACGAGGGGGGACCGCTGGGCTACCCCACCTCCGACGAGTTCGTGAATCCGGACAACGTCGGACGGCGTCAGTACTTCGAACGCGGCACCGTCTACTGGAAGCTCAACGAGGCCTATGCGGTACACGGCGCCATCCGGGACAAGTGGGGTGAGGCGGGCTGGGAAGCCGGCTACCTCGGCTACCCGATCAGCGACGAGTTCGGTACCCCGGACGGACTCGGACGGGCCACCCGGTTCGAGCACGGAATGATCTACTGGACCGAGGCGTACGGCCCCCACCCGATCAGCGGTGGGCTGCTGAACAAGTGGGCGCAGTCCGGATACGAACGCGGACCGTACGGCTACCCCGTCGCCGACCAGCGGCCACGCGGGTCCTCCTGGGACCAGGAGTTCCAGTTCGGCGCCATGGGATTCCCCACCGACCCCGCCGCCGGGGCGGTCCCCGACGACGGGGACGCGGAGCCCACCGTCGACGAAGCCGAACCGGTGACCTGGGACGACTTCGCGGCGGACGCCCGCACCGGCCGGGCCGCACCGATCACCCTGGGCAAGGCCGGCAGCCTGGAACCCTGCGAGACCGGTACCTCCTGCATGCGCGAGGGCACGGCCGTGCGCGCACCCCGCGCCCCGCAGGACGACGAGGATCCGATCATCGACGGCCCGGACACGGCCGCCACGTTCATCCCCGGCTGGTGCACCACGGCTCCGTGGGACGGACGGTGGCGGACGACCCGGAAGAACGCCTGCGCGGTGTGGACCGACCTGGCGGTCCATGTCGTCGACTCCAAGGGTGTCGAGGTCGGCAGGGTGCCCTTCACGGTGAAGACGGGGATCCTCACCTCACACCGGTCCGGTGAGATGCGGCAGGAGTTCCGCGTCGATTTCGGGGCGTTCACGGGCAAGGTCGGTACGCCGACCTTCCGCTACCAGCCGACCTACCTCGGATATGGCCCCGACGCGTACAGCATCGAGCAGGGAGCCGCCAACGGGTCGGTGATCAAACCGGGCATGCGCAAAGTGATCGTGGTCAAGTGGAGGCAGCAGACCATGGCGGACGACAGCACCAGGGACCCCGCGACGAGGATCGCCTGGGACCTCGGAAACCTCGATCCCGGCGTCACGGCTTCCTCCTCCGGGCTCGTTCCGACGACCGGCTTCCGCTGCGACTCCACCATGAAGACGTCCTCGGGCAAGTACCGCCAGGGCTGTGTCGTCCCCGGCGTCACCCCGGAGTTCGAGCTGACCGCGTCCACTCCGGAACAGACCTGGCATGTCCAGGAAGCCCTCCGCTCCGGTCTCCCCGGCGCCGCCGGTCGGCCCCTGCACCGTCTGGCCGACAAGGTGAAGCGTGACATCAACCGGCAGAAGTCCTGCCCCCGTTCCGGCAGGGTGTCCGAGGACCGACGTCTGGCGACCAGGTCGTGCGACGAGTACCCGTTCGCGTCGAGCAGGGAAGGGGCGGCCTCATCCAACGGCCCCGGGCGCACCGCGCACCCGGACTGCCACGTGCCGGATCTGCCGGTCACCACCGGTGCGACCGGCTACAGCGTCTGCATGATCGACGAGAGGCAGAACTCCAGGAGCGGCAGCCTGCTGGGCGCCTTCTACGGCAAGGAGCGGGTCATCGACCAGGACGCCTACACGTTGACGGCCTCCGGCGGCACCCCACCGCCCAAGCCCTGA
- a CDS encoding TetR/AcrR family transcriptional regulator codes for MSPKQQRGEATVEQVLDAALRIYASSGEAGLTLGAITKASGVSSGSIYHHFGSLDGVLAALAHRSLGQLLQTLLAALTRTTDARSGIRAVVLAYLDFVRAHPDAARLMHSVTADREGMAHAGEIRDSQEARLTPIALWIQEHQKSGELADLSTPLIESLVMGPVVGAVRRWLTVGDLDLEEAAGALPEHIWRSVRR; via the coding sequence ATGAGCCCGAAGCAGCAACGCGGCGAAGCCACCGTCGAACAGGTCCTGGACGCGGCGCTCCGCATCTACGCCTCGTCGGGGGAGGCCGGTCTCACGCTCGGCGCCATCACCAAGGCCAGTGGGGTCAGTTCGGGTAGCATCTACCACCACTTCGGCAGTCTCGACGGCGTGCTCGCCGCACTCGCACACCGCTCGCTGGGCCAACTCCTCCAGACCCTGCTGGCGGCGTTGACCCGGACGACCGACGCGCGTTCCGGCATCCGAGCCGTGGTCCTGGCCTACCTGGACTTCGTACGGGCCCATCCGGACGCGGCCCGCCTCATGCACTCCGTCACCGCGGACCGCGAGGGCATGGCCCACGCGGGGGAGATCCGCGACTCCCAGGAGGCCCGGCTGACACCGATCGCCCTCTGGATCCAGGAGCACCAGAAATCCGGCGAACTCGCCGACCTGTCCACCCCCTTGATCGAGTCCCTCGTCATGGGCCCGGTCGTCGGTGCCGTCCGCCGCTGGCTCACCGTGGGCGATCTGGATCTGGAGGAGGCAGCCGGCGCGTTGCCCGAACACATCTGGCGTTCGGTCCGCCGTTAG